The DNA region TTTGTTGCAGCAGATGGTCAAGCGTCGGCCCCACGCCGAGCTGGCCTGCGTGGCGAGCAAGGTGCCGACCTTCGAGTCGATGGGGTTTCAGGTACTGGCAGCGCAGGGGCCGCACGTGCTGCTGAACACCCGCGATCACCGCTCGGACGGCATGGTGGCGGTGCAGGATCTGGCCCCGATATACCAATCCAAGGAAGTGCAGCAGATCCACGCCTACCTGGTGCAACAACACGGCAAGAAGGCCATGAGCGAGGCCGAGAACAAACGCGACCGCCTGCTCGACCAGATGGCCCATCAGGCTCAGGTATTGGTGAAAGAGCGTTTCCCTACGATTCACTGACGGCCAAAGGCGGCCAAAGGGGACAGATTTATTTTTCCTGCTTTAAACGTCCGCCTTCGGCCCAGAAGGAGACATTCGTTTGCGTCGGGATGCCCCCTATCCAGTCGTCAGGCATTAAGCACTGTTGAGATGGTCGCGTATGAACTCGATGAACCGCTGGGTCTTCGCAGGAAGCAGCCGTGTTTCGGTCAGTGCGTAGACCGAGATGCGAGTGCGACTACGACGAGATGTGCCACATCCTCGAAGGCACCGTGCGCCTGACCGATGCGGACGGCGTGGCGAAGACCTTCGGGCCGGGCGGATAACGATGACAACTTTGCCGTCGCCTACCTGGGTCTGTTCCGCCCCGGCTCCGGGTCCGTCACCCGCGGATCGGACTTGCGCCTGGCCCTGGCAAGCCGGGACGACGCGTCGTGCGAGCAATCAGGCCTGCGCCTCGCCTGGGAACGCCGGCAGTCCTTACGTCAACGCAAGTTCCAAGGCCGGTTACAAGGGGTATAACTATCAGAACAAAAGGCGGGTCACCCAGAATAGGCCCTCCAAAGGCAGCGCCCGGGCCAGGCGCCCCAGGCCTGATCGGCGCCTGCGGCGCGGAGCGATGTGATGAGTTCCAGAGCATGGCGATGGGCTCGCAAGAGCCTTCTTGGCTGCATCGAGCTGGCCTTGCTGGTCGCTCCACTGTGCGCCAGCGCCATGTTCAAGTGCCAAGCCAGGGACGGAGCCATCAGCTACACCAGCCAAGCCATCGCCAGCGCCCGCTGCACTCGCCTGAATGGCATGGCGGGCGCCGGTGTCGGCGCCAAGGCAATGGCCCTGCCACGGCTTGTGCGGGACGACAACTCAGGCGCGGTGCGGATTCGGGTGTACACCTTCATCCACAAGGGTATTCGTCAATATGTGAGCCGGCGCCCCGTCGGGATCTCCGCACGGGTCGATGTCCTTGAGCTCTATTACATCAAGGACTGCTATCTGTGCATGGCGCCGAAGGATTTCAAGGTCGCCTCACTGCGCCTGGACACCCATACCTATCGGCGGGAGATCGAAGCCGCTTCGGGTCATTATGGTGTCGACAGGGCGCTGGTCCGCGCAGTGATACATGCCGAATCGGCGTTTCGCCCCAACGCCATTTCCGAAGCCGGCGCCCAGGGGCTGATGCAGTTGATGCCCGCCACCGCCGAGCGCTTCGCCGTGGACGATCCGTTCGACGCACGACAGAACATTCGTGGCGGCGTGCGCTACCTGGCCTGGCTGCTCAAGCGCTTCAACGGCAACCAGGTGCTGGCGTTGGCAGGTTACAACGCCGGCGAAGCGTCCGTGGTCGAGTACAACGGGGTGCCTCCCTACGCCGAGACGCAATCCTACGTCACCCTCGTGCAGTCCTTGGCCGAACGCTATCGCAACCATCGCTAGTACCGTAGGGCGCATAACCCGGAATAGGTAATACGCCGGCCCCTCCACGGCGGATAACGCTGGCGCGTTATCCGCCCTACGAAAGCAATCAGGTTCCGCGCTCGATCAATACGCCAGGCGGGGAATGGCTCAACCGAACTTCCACGACCCAAAGCTGCCATTTCAGCATGTGGTGAACTTTTCGTTTTACCAATCGAACTTATGTGAAACTGGTATTAGTGCTATGTGATTGGCGCGCTTTATCGATTAATCGTTGAAAGGTAATTTGCTTCTCGGCGATATCAAACCGAGAGCAAGCCATGATCCAGAGCTTCATCCGTCAATGCGTACCCGCCGCGGCAAAGGCCGGCAGTCTTTGTTTCGCGCTAGGCGCCAGTGCGTGTGTCAGCGCTGACGATCACGCCCCGCTGATCATCAAGGATCAGGGCAGCCTCACTGCCGGCGGTGGATTAATCACCCAGCCGGGAACCTTCAACCCCTACAAACCGATGACGCCCGATGGCCAGACCTATCACGGCGACCATGTGTATGCGTTCTATCAGGTACCTCTCGACGCTCGTCCGCTGCCGATTCTCATGCTGCATGGCGCGGGGCAGTCCGCGAAGTCCTGGGAGACAACGGCCGACGGCCGTGAAGGATTCCAGAACATTTTCCTGCGGCGAGGATTCTCCACGTACCTGATCGACCAGCCGCGCCGTGGCGATGCGGGACGCAGCCTGGTTGAAACGACGATCAAACCGGTGCCGGACGAGCAGCTGTGGTTCAACCAATTCCGCATCGGCCTGTGGCCCGAAGGCTTCGAAGGCAGCCAGTTTCCTAGTGGGCAGGCAGCACTGGAGCAGTTCTTTCGGTCGATGACGCCCAATACCGGGCCTTACGACATTGACGTCGTATCCAATGGCGTTTCCGCTCTGTTGGAAAAGACCGGGCCGGCCATCTTGTTCACACATTCTCAGGGCGGAGGCCCCGGTTGGCTGACGGCGATCAAAAGCCCAAATGTGCGGGCCATCGTGGCGTTCGAACCGGGCAGCAGTTTCGTGTTTCCAGAGGGGGAGGTGCCCGCACCGATTGCCAGCGCGTTCGACACACTCTCGGGTCAGGCCGTATCGGCGGAACAGTTCAAAACACTGACCAAAATCCCCATCGTTATTTTCTACGGCGACAACATCCCTGACCAACCGGTTCGGTTACCTGCCCAGGACAGTTGGCGCGCGCGGCTCGAGATGGCGCGCCTGTGGCGCGATACGGTGAATCGCCATGGCGGTGACGTCAGGCTCGTTCACCTGCCGGAGATCGGTATCAAGGGCAATAGCCACTTTCCTTTTTCGGACATGAACAACGTCGAGATCGCTGATCTGGTTTCGAAGTTTCTCGCTGAAAAAAATCTGGATTGACCAAGAGCGTGGCGATATCGGCCACCCCTCTCACAAACTTGAAATGTCAGGAGTATTCCTATGATGCGAACCACGCTGAAGGCCACGTTGATGGCTGCCATGATCGGAATGTCGGGCGTCGAAACCGAGGCTGCGGACTACAAGCAGAATCCATTCACGTTGACCTACGGTAGCGCGCTGACCAAGAACGAACCGGGTAAGGTCAACATCCATCCGGTCACCTACAAACTCAATGGCCTGGACATTGCGGCCAACGTTTACACCCCGGCGAACTATGATGGGGCAAAAAAATACCCGGTCGTCGTCGTGGCGCACCCCAATGGTGGGGTGAAGGAGCAGGTCGCGGGCCTGTATGCCCAGCGTCTGGCGGATCAGGGCTACATCACGATCACGGCGGATGCGGCGTATCAAGGCGCCAGTGGTGGTGAGCCGCGCAATGTGGACAAACCGGCGCATCGCATCGAAGACATCCATGGCATGGCTGACTTCATTGCCAGCTATCCCGGCGTCGACAGCAAGCGTCTGGGCTTGCTCGGTATCTGCGGCGGTGGCGGTTATTCATTGGCGGCGGCGCAAACCGACAAGCGCTTCCAGTCGATTGCGACCTTGAGCATGTTCAACTCCGGGCTGGTTCGCCGTAATGGCTACCAGGATTCGCAGCTGTCGACGATTCAGGAACGCTTGCAGCAAGCGTCGGCGGCCCGCGCCCAGGAAGCGGCGGGTGG from Pseudomonas cavernicola includes:
- a CDS encoding lytic transglycosylase domain-containing protein, whose protein sequence is MSSRAWRWARKSLLGCIELALLVAPLCASAMFKCQARDGAISYTSQAIASARCTRLNGMAGAGVGAKAMALPRLVRDDNSGAVRIRVYTFIHKGIRQYVSRRPVGISARVDVLELYYIKDCYLCMAPKDFKVASLRLDTHTYRREIEAASGHYGVDRALVRAVIHAESAFRPNAISEAGAQGLMQLMPATAERFAVDDPFDARQNIRGGVRYLAWLLKRFNGNQVLALAGYNAGEASVVEYNGVPPYAETQSYVTLVQSLAERYRNHR
- a CDS encoding alpha/beta hydrolase; the encoded protein is MIQSFIRQCVPAAAKAGSLCFALGASACVSADDHAPLIIKDQGSLTAGGGLITQPGTFNPYKPMTPDGQTYHGDHVYAFYQVPLDARPLPILMLHGAGQSAKSWETTADGREGFQNIFLRRGFSTYLIDQPRRGDAGRSLVETTIKPVPDEQLWFNQFRIGLWPEGFEGSQFPSGQAALEQFFRSMTPNTGPYDIDVVSNGVSALLEKTGPAILFTHSQGGGPGWLTAIKSPNVRAIVAFEPGSSFVFPEGEVPAPIASAFDTLSGQAVSAEQFKTLTKIPIVIFYGDNIPDQPVRLPAQDSWRARLEMARLWRDTVNRHGGDVRLVHLPEIGIKGNSHFPFSDMNNVEIADLVSKFLAEKNLD
- a CDS encoding alpha/beta hydrolase → MMRTTLKATLMAAMIGMSGVETEAADYKQNPFTLTYGSALTKNEPGKVNIHPVTYKLNGLDIAANVYTPANYDGAKKYPVVVVAHPNGGVKEQVAGLYAQRLADQGYITITADAAYQGASGGEPRNVDKPAHRIEDIHGMADFIASYPGVDSKRLGLLGICGGGGYSLAAAQTDKRFQSIATLSMFNSGLVRRNGYQDSQLSTIQERLQQASAARAQEAAGGEVLYVGDAKLTDEQIAKLPFDLYRQGFEYYGKTHAHPNSTFRYTQSSLMDLMSFDATDQIELIDKPLLMIAGSKADSLYMSQQAFAKATGTQDKKLFTIDGATHIDTYWVPAYVDVAMGQLTAFYARTL